The following are encoded together in the Oncorhynchus masou masou isolate Uvic2021 chromosome 5, UVic_Omas_1.1, whole genome shotgun sequence genome:
- the LOC135529290 gene encoding phospholipase DDHD2-like yields MVVATEGRRFDVRLKERRRYAVYWEQPPSEVRRCSWFHKGDKDTSYTPYPEHTSLILEEAYMISVTLNDWTRKLEFPTGETVVLHSRMLMTQQQTIPSKYWISFPSASEQSRPRTVKRGLEGISIEIPEGEPYQVDHLVFMVHGVGPACDIQLRGVVECVNDFRDASLSLLSSHFKQSQDGTHMGRVEFIPINWHRVLHGDATGVDEDIQRITLPSISRLRQFSNGTVLDLFFYNSPTYCKTIIDTVASEINRLHHIFLQRHPQFTGAVSLTGHSLGSLILFDLLTNQEIHNTDEKISSVSSPSEATSINFESFEETLRNFGLGKFFQMLTKEQMDLESLTLCSETDLKDLGIPLGPRKKIMCLLKRWREKQEFRTGTSQTVPGVPGVYSQVQEQPTLLSDAPSTSPVDYKYFDIGIGQVSIVYPQLAFQPQAFFALGSPIGMFLTVRGLKRIDPKYSLPTCKSFYNIFHPFDPVAFRIEPMVVTPGVDLPPMLIPHHKGRKRMHLELKDSLKRVSSDLLLSISTLRGVWQTLTTLPVNTLPPVASVGTTAALPPQESEGERLFSFIYYFSFSH; encoded by the exons ATGGTGGTAGCCACAGAGGGTAGGCGTTTCGATGTGAGGCTGAAGGAGAGGCGGCGTTACGCGGTGTACTGGGAGCAGCCCCCCTCGGAGGTCAGGCGCTGCTCCTGGTTCCACAAAGGAGACAAGGATACCTCCTACACCCCTTACCCAGAGCACACCAGTCTCATTCTGGAG GAGGCTTACATGATATCAGTGACGCTGAATGACTGGACGAGGAAGTTAGAATTCCCCACTGGAGAAACGGTGGTGTTGCACAGCCGTATG CTTATGACACAGCAACAGACAATCCCGTCGAAGTACTGGATAAGCTTCCCCTCTGCCTCTGAGCAAAGTCGACCCAGGACCGTCAAAAGGGGGCTGGAGGGTATTTCAATAGAGATACCTGAAG GAGAGCCTTACCAAGTCGACCACCTTGTCTTCATGGTACATGGCGTTGGACCGGCCTGTGACATCCAGCTGCGTGGGGTCGTTGAATGTG TGAATGATTTCCGCGATGCTTCACTCAGCCTGCTGAGCAGTCACTTCAAGCAGAGCCAAGATGGCACCCACATGGGCCGCGTGGAGTTCATTCCAATCAACTGGCACCGGGTGCTGCATGGGGACGCCACTGGAGTGGATGA GGATATCCAGAGGATCACACTGCCCAGCATCAGTCGTCTGCGTCAGTTCAGCAACGGCACAGTGCTGGACCTGTTCTTCTACAACAGCCCCACCTACTGCAAGACCATCATAGACACCGTGGCCTCAGAGATCAACCGCCTCCACCACATATTCCTTCAGCGCCACCCACAATTCACTGGTGCAGTGTCACTGACTGGACACAGTCTGG GTTCTCTGATCCTCTTTGACCTTCTGACAAATCAAGAAATACATAACACAGATGAAAAGATA AGTAGTGTCAGCAGCCCAAGTGAAGCAACCTCCATTAACTTTGAGAGCTTTGAGGAAACACTTAGGAATTTCGGATTGGGCAAGTTTTTCCAAATGCTTACAAAGGAGCAAATGGACTTAGAATCACtg ACTCTCTGTTCGGAGACAGACTTGAAGGACTTGGGAATACCCTTGGGGCCTCGCAAGAAGATCATGTGCTTgttgaagagatggagagag AAGCAGGAATTCAGGACAGGAACATCCCAGACAGTTCCTGGCGTTCCAGGTGTGTATTCCCAGGTCCAAGAACAACCAACGCTCCTCTCAGACGCCCCCTCCACCAGCCCAGTGGATTACAAGTACTTTGACATTGGCATTGGCCag GTGTCCATTGTGTACCCTCAGCTGGCCTTCCAGCCGCAGGCCTTCTTTGCCTTGGGTTCTCCTATAGGGATGTTCCTAACGGTGCGCGGCCTGAAGAGGATCGACCCCAAATACAGCCTCCCCACCTGCAAGAGCTTCTACAACATCTTCCATCCA TTTGACCCGGTGGCATTCAGGATTGAGCCCATGGTGGTGACTCCAGGGGTGGACCTGCCCCCAATGCTAATCCCACATCACAAGGGCAGGAAGAGGATGCATCTCG AGCTGAAAGACAGCTTGAAGCGAGTCAGCTCAGATCTGCTGCTCTCCATCAGTACTCTGCGTGGTGTGTGGCAGACCCTCACCACGCTACCTGTCAACACACTGCCCCCAGTGGCCAGTGTAGGAACCACAGCTGCACTGCCACCTCAGGAGTCAGAAGGTGAGAGATTGttctcatttatttattacttta gtttttctcattga